TTTCAAGACACCATTCTTAGTCTCGTAAGGATAAGGTAtggctggttggttggtttgcCATCTCATTTTCCCCAGAAAGCATTTGCTACACTACAGGCAAAGAATGCATATCCTGTAATAGGATATTGTTTTTTCAGCCCTTCTGAGTGGGGAATAATTATAGCAGGTCTAATTAAAGCTATTGTTTACCAGTAAAGCTTAGAACTCTACTTTACAGAACTGAGGATGACTGAAAATGGAAGGAGAAAATAATGCATCCAGGAACTCCAcagttataaacaaaacaaaaatagatgcATTTTGTTACTGTTTCAATACAAATTTATCATAGTGTTACGGCTTGGAcactttccctcccttcccccatattCTGTAAACTATAGTAAAGGTGGGTTTAAAATAACCCACCTGGCAATTTTTCTAATTTGTTATTCTTACACATAtttctactggaaaaaaaaaacagtgatacTGCACAAGGTGACACTTCTTGAAAACCTGACTCCACAAGACTCTGAGATGAATGGCAGCAGAGGCGCTGGAAAGTGCAAATGGTTTGTCACACATACCATGCCTATATAACCATATAAAGGATTCCTTACAGAGTGAATCCACACATAATGAATGGCAAAAACAGTTGTTTTGAGTGCCAAAAGATAGTTTGCAATGCTCTGTTCAAACCTAAACAGAAGATAAATTATTCACTGTCATTGGAATATGCTACTTAACATGTTCAAACTGATcaagttattaaaaaaatagaaacttatattcttatttattttaaaaaacattcaaaatatgtgAAACAAGTCCAAATATGATAAAAAATACTGCAAGAAAATAGTTCTGGCATATTGTTTATGCTTCACGTTCTTATGGTTATCAAAAGAAAGCATGTAACTGTAGGAATTTACTATTTATCAAGTATTTCACCCATAACATATCATGCCATCACAACTCCTCTGATGCAAAAATCTGTGAAGTTTTGACTTTTCAAAACAGTACATTACCACCTGTATACCAAGTCATTAATTGTGGTTTAGTCACCATTATTTAGATATTTATCATCTCTGAAAATTAAATCACAATCTACAAAAAGGAGAAACTATGAAATTGCATATTTTACATCTCATGGAAAAACAAATAGCTGAACTACATAGGACAAggtaaaaaacccaaaacatacCAATACCTTGCTGTACACCTAATTCACATGTAAAATTAATTCTGTCAGAATTAAATAAAGGTGTAGTGTTGTCCATAGATCATGGCAACCCATACACTTAATTTCTACCCCATCTGCCAATGACTTGTGTTTAGGATAATATCAAAATCAATCACTCTTACATTCCCAGACTTAACATGTTTGTAGTATATAAGAAACCACATGACTGCATACCAAAACTGCCTTAAAATTCAGGGGAAATCTTTGTTGCACTTGCCTGCtaggtatatttttattttataaatatttacactatGAAGTTTATTTTCAATTCACTAATCTTAAAAAGATAAATGAAGTTTCCATAAGCATAGTTACAGAGTAAATCTTGGGCAATCAAGAAACAGCAAGATTTTCATGCAAACCTGGGATATTCCAAagaaatgtaaggtataacttgATTTCAAGTCATGCTTGgtacataattattttaaaatactttactgAATGAAGCATCTAGATAAGAATATCAGCATAAAGTTTGTCACATTAGGTAGCCTAACATGAGAAGAGTGAGTTAGCCAAAAGATATCTAGAAGAAAGTTTTGGAGCACTAACCAACCTAtacatggaaaatatatttttaaactgtgtAAGATAGCAGGATTTATGAGCCATATTAATGATTTGCAGAAAGAGACAATTCATTTGATTCAGTGATGGCAGACTCAATTTATCAGATCTAAAACGTTTTTATGCCCACATTTTTATATTAGCCCTGTTGGCACTGCTCTAGACAGAAGGAAAGgatacacaaaataaaatgaaatgaaggaaaaaacacAAGTGAAAGACATTGTTTAAATCTAGTTTCTGTACACATGATTTGAACCTTGACTGTCGACAAAGAATTTAATGCTAATAATACATGCCCTTTGTTTTACATGAGCTTTAATCTCAAACCCATCCAGGCAAGAGAGACCTCTCATTTCAGTGCAAACTCTTTTGACAGACAATGCAcaacattatattaaaaaatcaggCAAAGAAAAGGACTAATTCAGCAAactgatgcttttaaaaaatgtaatcattGGTTATCTTCAGTGAAGGCATTGCTTCATTAACATTTTGATCTAAACGATGATATTCCACTGTTCTCGAGCAAAGACCATCACGCCACCTTCGGCTCTGGACCAATAAGAAGATCTGGAAGAAATCACAACCAATTTTGATACAGATGAAATTACAACGTGGTGCAAATGTTTCACTTTTGTCAGCTAACATAACACCTGCATTTGTAATCACACAGCCCCATCCAGAATTACCAGCATGATAGTTGCTAGCACTGTGAATTTTAACTAACTAATTCACTCACTACTAACCCATCTCTTGTCCACACCAAGACTTCTCCCACAATTTGGCTAGCACAGGTACAGCTCCATAATGGCAAAAGCATTCGTATTAACAGCATTCAAGTTTTCAGCACGGTGTTAGGTAATGTTGGTAAAAACCTTTGGCTAATTTACCCTGGAATTTACACTGTTTTTGCCAGTGCTGAAAAGATTCTGTAGTTTCAGCACTAGAGTATTTTCTGTTGCTACTCTTCAGCAATGAAGGAGCATGCAGTGGCAACCCAACCCAAGTCTGCGTACTCTCAGCATCAGACAAAAATCCCCATGTCTCTGTGCTGACACAGGAGAAAACCAAGATGAAGATTTTCAACAGCACCTAGCAATTTAGTCCTTGGTCCAAGTCCTATTTCCAAACGTGtcataggcacttctgaaaattttacctataTTCAGCAATGCAGTTGTTTTTGGCATAATATGGTGTTATAAGTTAGCCATGTTAGTTTCCGATCCAATAAAACATAAGGCCAAATAATCAAAGTTAGCTAAAgggataaagaaaaaaagtggggaaagagAAACATATTTAAACTTCTTGGAGCATTACATTAAGAAAATGCACACAAGTCTGAAATAAAATGTCGGCTATCATGTACTATCTGTAGATTCTGAAATAAGGTAACACTGATTAGactgaacaaaaatatttcaatgatGGTTTGATTGCATCATCAATTATCTACAGTCAGAGATATTTGTTAGAACTGCAAACAAAAGTAACCCAACATGCTAATTATCAAGTTGTGATAGGGCAAGGGTTAAATCCTAGGCATACCTACAGTTCAAAGATGGTCTCAAATTGTAGGCATCATCACTATCTCAGGAACATTCTCACTTTACTGAAGATTAAATTTTCCTTAAATTGAGGTTTATAATCCTGTGCAGACCCAAAATTAGTTCATCAATCACCTTCATTCAACTTTCCCTTGATCTTATTTCTAGAAACCATATATTCCATCATAGTGTATCACTGAACTGATTGATTCCTGACGTTatcatttaattaatttttcccAACCAAAAATGCTTGTAGTTCTAAATTAGCTTGCTTTTTTGTACATATATTAATGATCTGCATATTAAGATAACAAAACAGAATATTGTAAGTGTACTTAGACCTTAGCACAACTAAgtagtttttattaaaaaagctTCAAGGTTTCAAAGCAAAAATTACTTTGAAATAAAGTGGAATTTTTCATCTCGCTTTCATAGTAGACTTACCTTTCTCTTATTATGATATGTGATATAAACAACAGCTACTAAGAAAGCAATAATAACCAGGTGGAAAAAGAAATGGGTGTCTTCTTCCAATCCTGAGACAGAGTCCTTTATCTTGGCATCATGAGATTTAATGTGCTCATTATAAATGCCAAAGTTATCAGTCTTCTCATCTTCCGGCAAATCTAGGTCTGTATTATATCTGGAATTGGACGTCCCCTCATAAGAGCCATAGTCATCACGCCCATCAGGCTCCACAGTTTCTTTTGCTGTTGGTGGTGAACTATTCAGTATGTCTTTGAAATCTGTTAGGAGACCCTCTTCCACAATTTTAGTATCTTCAGAAGCATCCACATCCATTTCTGAAATGGGGCTAACAGATGTGGAATGAGTCGCAACAGATGTGGCTGGGTCATCCTTCACGACAGCTGGTCTAAGTGTGACAATATCGACTTTAAGAGTTGCTGAGGAcgttttttttgttgtatttatcAAATTGGGCAGACTGGGTGTTGAAATCTGAGATGTATTTAACACTTCACTGTCATTTTTAGGAGCATCTGTAgtagctgggggaagggagaaaagacaTTTATTCTATATTTGTTATGTACACAAATCTAAAGAACATACTCACTAAGTCTCTCGACTTAGTTTACAAAGAAGTCATACCACAACGGACTAGGCCCATTTTGGAGTGCAACGATTTTATGGATTTTAAAGCAAGAATATACAGTTCTGCCAGTTCACAACCAAGCAAAATGGAACAGGGATCATAAAGTATGCTAAACTAGTATGTTAAACTGTTTAGTGACTTGAAATATAGGTTTTGGTTACTATGCATTGTTTTACAATAGTAAAAGATCTCCTTGTGGAGTTGACAAGTCTTGCAATGTATAAATCCCaagatttaaagaaatattacCCTAAAAATGTCAGACCCCCTATTAGTAAAGttcattatattttcaaataccACATTCACACCTTTTCTGGAGAACTTCTTCTAGTATATTTATTAGTGGATGGAGTTGATTAGGGCAACAACCCGACAGGCAGATAAAATTTCCCAATCTACCATAGCGCACACAACTGTTAGcaaagaagagagagatgcattTACAAATTCACCCTGGACTGGTATTTAGAATAGAAGATCTcactatttaatttaattttaaaaaagtctcataTTTACTTCCAAAGAACCAAAAATCAAGTCCATCAACCTCAGAAACCACTTTTCACCTCTAAGTGAAAAATGGATTTAGTTTCAATAACTCATTTTAAAAGACCCACGTAAATCAAGAGAAACCAGGAATTTGAAAGCTTAGACTGACACTTCATCTGCAGATCAAACTGTTTTCTTTCCACTTCGCCCACTAGTGTAAGTTACTGAACTATCAGCACTAAACTTTGATTGTCCTTATTTTCAGTGTGTGTCATGATATTGGAGGTGATATGCAAAGCAACAAAGGGCCTTGTATTCTTATGGTGTCAATATTGGGTTTGAAAAAAACCTACAGAAACATCAGTTTGAGACTTGCCCCATCTGCCTAGAATATAGTAGTAATCTCTGGAGAACCTGGAATATGACATCAAAGTTTCAGGATGAAACCTAAGGTGCATTTGGCATCCCATTCCCACTCACCTAGGGCTAGGAAAGCTGCAACTCAGGTTTCAACCTGCACCTGTGGTGTTATTTTCCTGCTCCTCTAAGACTGCAAAATTCCTCACACACTAGGGTGTAGCTTCAAGAGATTCTTAGGAGGGGAGAATTTGCATTCCACTCACACCCAGGTACCTCCTAGGAAACCCACACTTCACATAAATTGTTCCAAAAAGCCCTTTGAAGCTTCAAATAACTTGCAGAGTAATCTTGTCTTCCTGCTAAATGAGTTCCATACAATCTCACAGTAGAACATAAAAATTCGAATTTTTAATACAATTAACTCCAAAAGATATTAaactaattcaataaagtttaacaTCATTCAATAAAAATTA
This sequence is a window from Chelonoidis abingdonii isolate Lonesome George chromosome 7, CheloAbing_2.0, whole genome shotgun sequence. Protein-coding genes within it:
- the C7H5orf15 gene encoding keratinocyte-associated transmembrane protein 2; translated protein: MAAARERRRAAVREASPPGRALFLLLLLVGLAWPACSLKVDATTDAPKNDSEVLNTSQISTPSLPNLINTTKKTSSATLKVDIVTLRPAVVKDDPATSVATHSTSVSPISEMDVDASEDTKIVEEGLLTDFKDILNSSPPTAKETVEPDGRDDYGSYEGTSNSRYNTDLDLPEDEKTDNFGIYNEHIKSHDAKIKDSVSGLEEDTHFFFHLVIIAFLVAVVYITYHNKRKIFLLVQSRRWRDGLCSRTVEYHRLDQNVNEAMPSLKITNDYIF